CGCTAGCCCAACCGGTTCCGCCGGCACCCTCCGGCAGACGGCATAGAGCCGGATGCCGGAGGGTGGCGGCAGCCGTGATTGGCTAGTCTGAAAGCCGGCACAACACTGGTACCCGCACAAGGGCCGCCAAGAAGGAAAGGGGACGCAGCCGATGGTGACGAGCCGCGACGTCGCAGAACTGGCCGGGGTCTCGCAGGCGACCGTATCCCGGGTCATGTCCTCGTCCCCGAAGCTGTCGGCTGCGACCAAAGCCCGGGTGCAGGCAGCCATGGAAACCCTGGGCTACGTTCCCCATGCCGGGGCCCAGGCCATGAAAACCAGGCGCACCAATGCGATCGGTGTCGTTGTTGCAGACCTGAACAACCCCTTCTACTCGGAGGCTCTCGACGAACTCACCCGCGAGCTCGATACTTCCGGTTTCAGGGTGGTCATCTGGAACGCCGGCGGCGGCAGCCACCAGGATGCACTGAAGGCCATCAGGGAACATGCTGTGGACGGCGTCATCTTCACAACCGCCACTGAAGACTCCATCGAACTGCAGGCAGCCATTGAAAAAAACAGCCCCATCGTCCTGATCAACCGGGTGGTGGAAGGGCTTGACTGCGACCAGGTCACGAGCAGCAATGCCGACGGCGGCGCAGCAGTCGCCGACTATCTTCTGACCCACGACAAAACGCGCGTGGCCTTCATCAGCGGCCCCGAGGACGCAAGCACCACCCGTGACCGCGGCCGGGGCTTCCTGAGCAGGATGGCTGACCAGGGACACCCGGTGCCCGAACACCTCCGCTTCAACGGGCAGTTTTCCCACGACATCGCGGCGCAAATCATGAACAGGCTGCTCTCACGGTCAGACCGTCCACAGGCCGTATTCTGCGCCAACGACCTCATGGCTTTCGGTGCCCTGGACGCCCTCCACGCCCAGCAGATTACGCCGGAAAGCTGCTGGGTCATCGGATACGACGACGTGGACATGGCAGCCTGGGATTCCTTCAGCCTCACCACCGTCCGCCAGCCAAGCCGTGAAATGGCCCGCATAGGAGCCCGAATGCTGGTGGAACGGATCATCACCCCCGGCCAGCCAACTCGCCAGGTTATTTTCCCGTGCGAGCTGATAGTCCGCGGAAGCGCTCGACAGCGCTGACCCGTCGACCTAAAGTCCCCACCCTCGGCCTCGACCGCGCGGGGCACGGTACCTAGACTTAAAGCGCTGGGACTTCTGCGCCGGGGAGCCCTTGACCGGGGGCGGCGCGGTTGCGGTCCGTCTCTCCACCTTTGGCATCTCACCAGGCGGCGTCATGCGAGCGTCCTCGAGGTCGTTTCTCGGTGCACTGTCCGCCGTGGTGCTCACGCTTGCGGCATGCACCTACTCAGAACCGGATCCCGCCCCTGCCTCCTTTGGCACCGCTCCCCCGCCCACCAGGTCCATTGACAACACCATGCGCGCCTTTGCGGACCAGGGCTCCGTGGCCGTGGTGGCGGAAGTCCGCTGGCCGGGAGGGACTTGGTCCCGTGCCTACGGTGTCCGGAACCTGGAGTCCAAAGTGGCCGCGACGCCGGCGGACCAGGTTTTCGTCGCAAGTATCACCAAGTCCATGACCGCCGTCTCCGTCATGAAGCTGGTGGAAGACGGCCTGATCGGCCTGGACGATCCCGTCAACGGAATACTGGACAGCTTCACCACGGTCCTGAAACCGCCTGGCCCCATCACTGTCCGCCAACTGCTGGGCCACACCTCGGGCATGCGCTCCTTTGAAGAGGTCACCGAGAGAACGGCCGACGACGTCCGGCGGGTTATCGAGGAGGACATCAGTCCCCAGCGGGGACTTGAGCTGACAGGGCAGCTGCCGTGGGACGCCCGGGACGTAGGCTTTTTCCGCTATTCCAACTCAAACTACCTGGCGCTTGGGCAGCTCGTGGAGAAGCTGCGGGGGCGGCCGTTCGCGGAGGTGCTGCGCCAGGACGTCATTGACCGGCTGAAACTGGAGCGGACCACCCTTGACCCGGCGGCCGCGGCCGGCCCCGACGTGATCCGCGGCTACATCACCTACCGCGGCGAACGCCTGGACGTGACGGAAGCGCCCGGAGCACTGGGCTCACCTGCCTCCGGAGCCATATCCACGATGTCCGATATCAATGACTTCTACGGCGCCCTGTTCCGCGGAGAGCTCCTGGCCAAGGAATCCGTGCAGGAGATGACCCGCGCCGAGGCCATCCCGCTGTACGGCCTGGGGCTGCGGAGGTGGAGCCAGGACTGCGACGGCACCCACCGGTTCGGCGGAACGGGCGGGTACTGGACCTACCGCACGGCCTCCGTTGCCAGCACCGACGGCAAGTACCAGGCCACCATGACCCTGGTCCCGCCGCCGATGCCCACTGCCCTCGAAGATCCCAAAACTGACGACAAGTTGAACCTCTGGGATGACCAGATGGTGTCCGCCCTGCAGGAGACCCTCGACCGGCTCTGTCCTTAGAGCGGCTGCTGCCGTTGCACCCCGGCGGCACCCAAGGAACGCCTGCGGCACGGACCGGCCTCCCGCCGTCGAACGTTCTCCAGGCTCCTCATGGAGTGATCCTGGCGCAGCACTGCCCTGGGCTGTTGTTGGCCGCCACCCGTTGTTCCGGCTCCCCGCTGCCGGCGGCCGCGCCGCTGAGGAAGGCCCCGTTCATGGCACAGACGACACTTGGGTGCCCCTCCGAGAGGCGGTGGAAGGGGCAGTTGGGCAGCGTGAACCCGCCGCTGCCGTCGGGATTGGGACGGTAGCCGAAAGCGACGAGGAAGTCCTCCAGGCCCTGGCTGTCCGCGGCCAGCGCCTTCCCCCTGGCATAGGCGGTGGCAAGGAGAACGTCCCGCACCGGCTGGTTGCTTGCCGCAGCCTCGTCGATAGCGGCTGCCATCAGCTCTCCGGCGAGGTCGTAGTTCCTGTCCGGCACCGAAACGCCCACTTCGCGGGCAGCGGCCCGGTACACCTTCGAGGGGCGCCCGGACCCCGGACCGGACTTTCCCGCCGGCTTGTGGAACTCCACGGCAAGCAGCCCGTCGGCCACGAGCCTGTCCAGGTGGAATGACACGGTACTTCGGGGAAGATCCGCGGCTTCAGCAGCCTCGTCCCGGCTCATCGCCGCAGGAGCAGCGAGCACCAGCTCGTACAACTGCCGCCGCTTTTCGTCCCCGAGGGAGGACAGCGCCACCACTCTGCGTGCCCACGAAAGCCTGGTCATGCCCGCACCTCTTTCTAAAAAGATTCCCCTTGTTTAAATCTACGGCACTTTCTAAAATCAAGATACCTACTTTTAGAAGGAGACCATCATGACAACAAGAGCAGCCCACACGCCGGCGCAGGCCCAAGGCCGCCATTCGGAACACCAGGCCTTCCTGTTGCTCCGCACCGTCTTCACGGTTGCACCTATCGTTTTTGGGCTGGACAAGTTCACCAACCTGCTGGTCGACTGGACGATCTACCTCGCCCCCGTGGCCACGTCCATCGTCCCCCTGCCCGCCCAGACCATCATGTATATGGTGGGCGTCATCGAGGTGATCGCCGGCATTGCCGTGGCTGTGCGGCCCCGGTTCGGTTCACTGCTCGTGGCCGCCTGGCTTCTCGGCATCATCGTCAACCTCCTGGTCCTCGGCGGCTTTTACGATGTGGCGTTGCGGGACTTCGGGCTCCTCGTCGGCGCCCTGGCCCTGAACCGGCTCTCCCCGGGGACAGGCATCTTCAGGTGAGCTGAAATGGACTGGCGGGGTGGGCGCTGGGCCCACTGGTGCATGCCCGGCGTCCTGCCTGCCCTTTCGAATACGACCTTGTGGGATCGTTGAGAACGACCACGTTCCCTGGCTCACTGGCCATCAGGCACGAGCTGAACGACTTCCTCTTCAACGAGGGCGGGCACATTGGCTACAGCGTCAGGCCCTCCGCGCGGCGCCGCGGCCATGCAGCAAGGGCGCTGGCCGACGCCCTGCCGCGAGCCCGGGAACCTGGAATCCAGCGGGTCCTCCTCAGCTGCGATGAGGACAACGCAGGCTCAAGGGCCGTAGCAAGCACTCAAGAGTCGAGCAAACCCGGGTTCAGAGGAATTGCCGCCAGCTGCCCCGGGACTGAACGTCCTCCCGCGCCGCTTCAACAAACTCTTCCACCTTCGTACGGCAGCGCTCTCCCTGCTCATTCAGATCCTTGCGGCTCCCCAGCTTCTTCAGGGCGGTGATATCCGTCAGCGACTGCTGGGCGAGATTGGCAATGTTCTCGTTGCTGGTCAGAAGGCGCACGCCGTAGTAAGCCGACCAAGCCGCGCCGCGGGCGCGATGAACATCGTCATCCTCAGTCCTCGCGTCCACGCCGTGGCCCTCAAACCACTCATCCATTACAGCCCGTCGGTACTCCATTACGGCTTCCGCGAAAGTCTTGTAGGCATCAATTCGGGCCTGATGGATGCGCGTCTCGAAAGCGTTCTTCCGGTTGAAGGCGTATGTCAGAATGGCGCCGAGCAGAGCACCAAGAAGGCCGATAATCGCAGTACCCACCGACCCTGCCTACCCCGCCGGCCGCAGCGACGTGATCATCCGCTTGATGTCCCGGTACTCCTGGGTCCCCGCGTACAGCTTCGCCTTCTCCAGGTACGGCAGCGACGCGTCGCCGGGCGTCCGGTTGAGCTCCGGATTGTAGAACGCCCCGAACGTGGCGGCATTGGGCGGCCAGGTGAAGAAGTGGAACATGTAGCAGGCTGAATCACCTTCGGGGTGCGGTGCGGACGTGATGCCGTAGGCCGCTGCCGGGGTATCCGGCGGGCCTGCAGCGGTGTCGTTGCCGCGGGTTTCGAAGGTATACCGCGGAACGGTGCCGTACTGCCCCAGCTGCGGCATCTCCTGCGATTCCAGGACCGAGTAGGGGTACTTTTCGGTGCACGTGGAGCCGGTGGCCATGTTGGTGCGCAGCGTCGCCAGCAGCCGGCCGTCCTCGCTTGTCACCTCAGCGAATGCCCCGCCACCCTCGGCCAGTTCCCCCGCCGGATCCTTGATGTGCCATGTGGAGGGCAGGTCGAAGGCCAGGTCGCCGGCCGCAGTGGTGTACGTGGTCCAGGAAGCCGACGGCGGCGGGGTAGCGGAGGGGCTGGCGGACGCACTCGCCGAGGCTGCCGCCGTCGTCATTTCCGTGGACGTTGGCGTGGCGCTTGCGGTGGCGGAGGCGGCCGACGACGTCCCCTGCGGCGGTCCGGCCGGCCCGCCGCAGGCGGTGAGCAGGGAGAGTGAAAGAAGTACTGCGGGTGATACCGCGCCGGGCCACGCTGACCGCCGCATCTCTGCCTCCTTGGAAGCGTTTTGGGGTCCTCCCATTGTGCCGCCGTACCGCAGCGCAGGACCTTTTAGTCAACCGATTGGAGCCAAACCGTTTCCCTCATAACAAAACGGTTAGGCTGGATTTCGCACGCGAGGGACAGGAGGCTGCGGTGGCTGAGGCAACGTCGACCGGGGCGGGTGTGGCTGAGCTGATGGCCGAGCTGGCGGAGCTTGAGGATCCAAGGGCACGCGAAGTGAACGAGAGGCACGGCGATGACCACGGCGTGAACCTCGGCAAATTGCGTGCCATCGCCAAGCGGCTGAAAACCCAGCAGGAAGTTGCCCATGAGCTCTGGGACACCGGCGACACCGCAGGCAGGCTGCTGGCCCTCCTGGTCTGCCGGCCCAAGGCGTTCGCGCGGGACGAGCTGGACGCGATGCTGCGGGAGGCCAGCGCACCAAAGGTGCAGGACTGGCTGGTGAACTACGTGGTGAAGAAGAATCCGCACGCCGAACAGCTGCGCGTGGCCTGGCTGGAAGATCCGGACCCGGTGGTGGCAAGTGCCGGCTGGGCCTTGACGAGCGAGCGCGTGGTGAAGGTACCCCGGGGCCTCGACCTTGCAGGACTGCTGGACGTCATCGAAGCGGAAATGAAGGACGCCCCGGACCGGCTGCAGTGGGCCATGAACACATGCCTGGCCCAGATCGGAATTGAGCACCCCGGGCACAGGGCCCGGGCACTGGAGACCGGCGAGCGCCTGCAGGTGCTCAAGGACTACCCCACCTCCCCCGGCTGCACCTCACCGTTCGCGCCCGCGTGGATCAACGAGATGGTCCGGCGGAAGGACGGCAAGGACGGTCAGGGCTGAGGCTACAGGTTTGCCAGGATGTTGGCGGCGTCGTCCAGGGCGCCGGGGGCTAGGGAGAAGTAGGCCCAAGTGCCGCGCTTTTCGCGGTGCAGCAGCCCGGCTTCGACCAGCACTTTCAGGTGGTGGGACACCGTGGGCTGGCCAAGGTCCAGAGGCTCCGTCAGGTCACACACGCAGGTCGATCCGGAGGGTGAGGCCTTGATGATGGAGAGCAGCCGGAGACGGTTTGGATCAGACAGGGCCTTGAAGACCAGCGCCTGCTGCTTCGCTTCCTTGGCGCCCAGCGTGGAGCCTCCTGCAGGCGGGCAGCAGGCTTCATCAGTGGCCGGCTGAAGGACGGGCAGCACATTCACCTACCTATTATGCGCCAAAATTGACATGCATCAATATAGTGGCGCCCTTTGTTGGGCCGGGAAGCCGCCTAGGAGCTGACTTTGGCCTCGTGCGGAAGTACGACGTCATCGGCGGCGCTGGCCGCGGAGGGGAAGAGGACGAGCAGGAGCCCCAGGCCCACTCCAGCGCCGACGACCTGGGCGATGACAAACGCGGGCACGGAGGCCGGTGCGATGCCGGCGAACGTGTCGCTGAAGATACGGCCAACCGTGACAGCGGGATTCGCGAACGACGTCGATGACGTGAACCAGTACGCGGCCCCGATGTAGGCGCCCACCGCCGGCGCGGCAAGGACGCCCCGCTTTGTAGCCGCAAGGGCGAAAATGAGCAGGATCAGGCCCGCCGTTGCGACCACTTCGCCGAGCAGGTGGCCGCCCGAGGCGCGGTCCTTGCCCGAGATGGAGGTGCCCACCTCAAACATGGCGTTCGCCACGGTACTGCCACCGATCGCACCGATCGCCTGGGAGGCCACGTAGACGCCGACGTCGGGCAGGGTCAGTCCGGCGCCGCTGCGCCGCCCCAGAATCCAGTCAACGAGCGAGACTACGGGATTGAAATGCGCCCCGCTGACAGGCCCGAACACGAGGATCAGGACGGTCAGGCCAAGAACAGTGGCGGTGCTGTTCTGCAGCAGCTGCAGGCCAACGTCGTTGGGCGAGAGCTGCTGCGCCATGATGCCCGAGCCCACGACGATCATCACGAGCAGGCTGGTGCCAAGGAATTCGGCGACGGCGCGACGCCACAACGGCGGCTGGTTCGTAGTCATGTCACCAAGCTTGACTCAAGAAAGTTACTCAGTCAAAGTTGACTCAATGAGAACTGACCCAGCGTCCGCTTTCCAGGCGCGCGTAGCCAAGCACGCAGCCCTGGCCGACCCTGCGCGGCTGCGCATCGTCGACCTGCTGACCCTCGGCGACTTCTCCCCCACGGAACTCCAGGTTGAACTGGGCATGCCATCCAACCTGCTGTCGCACCACGTGCGGGCCCTGGAAAGCGCCGGCCTGGTAACCCGGCACCGCTCCGAAGCGGACAAACGTCGCAGCTATATCCGCCTCACCGCAGGGGCGCTGGAAGGCCTCGCGCCCGGCGTCGAACATGACGCCACTCGGCTCCTGTTTGTCTGCACGCGGAACAGCGCCCGCTCCCAGATGGCCGCCGCCCTCTGGCGCCAGGTCAGTGATATCCCGCCCACCTCGGCCGGGACGCATCCGGCGGACCGCATCGCCCAGGGCGCTATTGATGTCGCCCGCCGCCATGGGGTGGAGCTGCCCGAGGTTCCGCCGCGGAAACTGGAAGGGATCTCCGGCGGCGATTTCGTGATCACCGTCTGCGACAACGCCCACGAGGAACTCGCCAACCTCGGCGGGATCCACTGGTCCGTCCCGGATCCGCTCCGACTCAACACCCCGGAAGCCTTTGAGGTTGCCTTCAATGACATTTCGCACCGCATCCACGGCCTCGCTCCCCGGCTTTATGCCGCCTGACACGGCCCATTCCAAGACCGCGCCACATTAAACATTGACAACCATCAATCAATCGTCGGATACTCCATACATCGATCAGCATCAATATGTTCGAGACGTAGGGCGTGACGACTTCAACCAGACCGAAACACCCAACTGATTCCAGGAGAACACCAGTGAGCACCGAAACCGCCAAGAAGCCGTCCGTCCTGTTCGTCTGCGTCCACAACGCCGGCCGCTCCCAGATGGCCGCAGCCTTCCTCACCAGCCTTTCCAAGGGCGCCATCGAGGTCCGCTCCGCCGGATCCCAGCCCGCAGACAAAATCAACCCGTCCGCCGTGGAGGCCATGGCTGAGGTGGGCATCGATATGTCCGCCGAGGTCCCCAAGGTCCTCACCACGGAGGCCGTAAAGGAATCCGACGTCGTCATCACCATGGGCTGCGGCGACGAATGCCCCTACTTCCCCGGCAAGCGTTACGAGGACTGGGTCCTCGAGGACCCCGCCGGCAAGGGCGTCGAATCCGTCCGCCCCATCCGCGACCAGATCAAAACCCGCATCGAGGGCCTGATCGAATCCCTCATCCCGGCCG
The Arthrobacter sp. PGP41 genome window above contains:
- a CDS encoding LacI family DNA-binding transcriptional regulator translates to MVTSRDVAELAGVSQATVSRVMSSSPKLSAATKARVQAAMETLGYVPHAGAQAMKTRRTNAIGVVVADLNNPFYSEALDELTRELDTSGFRVVIWNAGGGSHQDALKAIREHAVDGVIFTTATEDSIELQAAIEKNSPIVLINRVVEGLDCDQVTSSNADGGAAVADYLLTHDKTRVAFISGPEDASTTRDRGRGFLSRMADQGHPVPEHLRFNGQFSHDIAAQIMNRLLSRSDRPQAVFCANDLMAFGALDALHAQQITPESCWVIGYDDVDMAAWDSFSLTTVRQPSREMARIGARMLVERIITPGQPTRQVIFPCELIVRGSARQR
- a CDS encoding serine hydrolase domain-containing protein is translated as MRASSRSFLGALSAVVLTLAACTYSEPDPAPASFGTAPPPTRSIDNTMRAFADQGSVAVVAEVRWPGGTWSRAYGVRNLESKVAATPADQVFVASITKSMTAVSVMKLVEDGLIGLDDPVNGILDSFTTVLKPPGPITVRQLLGHTSGMRSFEEVTERTADDVRRVIEEDISPQRGLELTGQLPWDARDVGFFRYSNSNYLALGQLVEKLRGRPFAEVLRQDVIDRLKLERTTLDPAAAAGPDVIRGYITYRGERLDVTEAPGALGSPASGAISTMSDINDFYGALFRGELLAKESVQEMTRAEAIPLYGLGLRRWSQDCDGTHRFGGTGGYWTYRTASVASTDGKYQATMTLVPPPMPTALEDPKTDDKLNLWDDQMVSALQETLDRLCP
- a CDS encoding helix-turn-helix transcriptional regulator — translated: MTRLSWARRVVALSSLGDEKRRQLYELVLAAPAAMSRDEAAEAADLPRSTVSFHLDRLVADGLLAVEFHKPAGKSGPGSGRPSKVYRAAAREVGVSVPDRNYDLAGELMAAAIDEAAASNQPVRDVLLATAYARGKALAADSQGLEDFLVAFGYRPNPDGSGGFTLPNCPFHRLSEGHPSVVCAMNGAFLSGAAAGSGEPEQRVAANNSPGQCCARITP
- a CDS encoding DNA alkylation repair protein, whose translation is MAELAELEDPRAREVNERHGDDHGVNLGKLRAIAKRLKTQQEVAHELWDTGDTAGRLLALLVCRPKAFARDELDAMLREASAPKVQDWLVNYVVKKNPHAEQLRVAWLEDPDPVVASAGWALTSERVVKVPRGLDLAGLLDVIEAEMKDAPDRLQWAMNTCLAQIGIEHPGHRARALETGERLQVLKDYPTSPGCTSPFAPAWINEMVRRKDGKDGQG
- a CDS encoding ArsR/SmtB family transcription factor; this encodes MNVLPVLQPATDEACCPPAGGSTLGAKEAKQQALVFKALSDPNRLRLLSIIKASPSGSTCVCDLTEPLDLGQPTVSHHLKVLVEAGLLHREKRGTWAYFSLAPGALDDAANILANL
- a CDS encoding aquaporin, with the protein product MTTNQPPLWRRAVAEFLGTSLLVMIVVGSGIMAQQLSPNDVGLQLLQNSTATVLGLTVLILVFGPVSGAHFNPVVSLVDWILGRRSGAGLTLPDVGVYVASQAIGAIGGSTVANAMFEVGTSISGKDRASGGHLLGEVVATAGLILLIFALAATKRGVLAAPAVGAYIGAAYWFTSSTSFANPAVTVGRIFSDTFAGIAPASVPAFVIAQVVGAGVGLGLLLVLFPSAASAADDVVLPHEAKVSS
- a CDS encoding arsenate reductase/protein-tyrosine-phosphatase family protein, with protein sequence MRTDPASAFQARVAKHAALADPARLRIVDLLTLGDFSPTELQVELGMPSNLLSHHVRALESAGLVTRHRSEADKRRSYIRLTAGALEGLAPGVEHDATRLLFVCTRNSARSQMAAALWRQVSDIPPTSAGTHPADRIAQGAIDVARRHGVELPEVPPRKLEGISGGDFVITVCDNAHEELANLGGIHWSVPDPLRLNTPEAFEVAFNDISHRIHGLAPRLYAA
- a CDS encoding arsenate reductase ArsC, encoding MSTETAKKPSVLFVCVHNAGRSQMAAAFLTSLSKGAIEVRSAGSQPADKINPSAVEAMAEVGIDMSAEVPKVLTTEAVKESDVVITMGCGDECPYFPGKRYEDWVLEDPAGKGVESVRPIRDQIKTRIEGLIESLIPAAK